Proteins encoded together in one Pontiella desulfatans window:
- the nfo gene encoding deoxyribonuclease IV, translated as MKYIGAHVSASGGVENAPLNAAEIGANAFALFTKNQRQWVAKPLTTESIDAFKANCEAHGFKAGQILPHDSYLINLGHPEADKLEKSRAAFLDEMQRCEQLGLDRLNFHPGSHLQQVSESECLATIAESINMALDQTQGVSAVIENTAGQGSNLGFRFEHLAEIISLVEDKQRVGVCIDTCHSFVAGYDLSTTAACEAVFSEFDRVVGFDYLKGMHLNGSKKELGSRVDRHHSLEQGFLGLDVFKYIMNSDHFNGIPMVLETIDETIWAEEIKLLRSFEEG; from the coding sequence ATGAAATACATCGGAGCACACGTTAGTGCCAGCGGAGGGGTGGAAAACGCCCCCCTTAATGCCGCCGAAATCGGGGCCAATGCCTTTGCCCTGTTTACCAAGAACCAGCGGCAATGGGTGGCCAAGCCCCTGACGACCGAGAGCATCGACGCCTTTAAAGCCAACTGCGAAGCGCATGGCTTCAAGGCGGGGCAGATTCTTCCCCACGACTCCTACCTGATCAACCTCGGCCATCCGGAAGCCGACAAGCTCGAAAAATCGAGGGCCGCCTTCCTCGACGAAATGCAACGCTGCGAACAGCTCGGGCTCGACCGGCTCAACTTCCATCCGGGCAGCCATCTGCAGCAAGTTTCCGAGAGCGAATGCCTCGCGACGATCGCCGAGTCGATCAACATGGCCTTGGACCAAACCCAGGGGGTGTCCGCCGTGATTGAAAACACGGCTGGCCAAGGTTCCAACCTCGGCTTCCGGTTCGAGCATCTCGCCGAGATCATCAGCCTGGTTGAGGACAAGCAGCGGGTTGGCGTCTGCATCGACACCTGCCATAGCTTTGTCGCAGGCTACGACCTCAGCACGACAGCCGCTTGTGAAGCGGTCTTTAGTGAATTTGACCGCGTGGTCGGATTCGACTATCTAAAAGGCATGCACTTGAACGGTTCTAAAAAGGAACTTGGTAGCCGTGTCGACCGCCACCATAGTCTCGAACAGGGATTCCTTGGATTGGATGTCTTCAAATACATTATGAACAGCGACCACTTTAACGGCATCCCCATGGTGCTCGAAACCATCGACGAAACCATCTGGGCGGAAGAAATCAAACTACTCAGGAGCTTTGAGGAAGGGTAG
- the traF gene encoding conjugal transfer protein TraF produces the protein MDKKIKVAVVAGLAIVPCGFADYGFVGARAMGMGGANAVSTRDASAQYYNPAAFGFMHSETNKLDRNKMGEQDWGWSLVDFGVGYNMTGDMGKYLNLFTDIDFDLFGEDGLAAESEAIDALFAVATTLEGIDAGDTAYVDMNVGTSLRIGHWGFGIRVFGEAVAYIVPDTANIGIGQDLNQFVGNINDVASQDGFNAASHNYQVLDAAARQTLIDQLGDEDAVKFLDSKLAEYKGTAGIDGDDVNNTVKLISNIDFESDLADNTSVAVGRAFGVVEVPLSYGRSFMDGRLSVGATAKGMYGTVTGANIWFFEEDALDEAIEIASDNTEATLNFGLDLGMLYRLPMVQFAVVGKNLNSPKFKGFEETYTDPGTGRDRTVKIDDVTIDPQLTLGAAFIPSSRFMLEMNYDVLETGTLLDGYDIQRLSFGTEFDIWLLALRLGAYKNIALDDSDWVATAGLGLNIFGVRADIGGAYSLADPVTYEDTDIPPEARVFASISLDY, from the coding sequence ATGGATAAGAAAATTAAGGTGGCCGTGGTGGCTGGATTGGCCATCGTGCCATGTGGTTTTGCTGACTATGGATTTGTTGGCGCTCGCGCGATGGGCATGGGTGGTGCCAATGCGGTTTCGACGCGCGATGCGTCGGCGCAATATTACAACCCGGCGGCGTTCGGTTTCATGCATTCGGAAACCAATAAGCTCGACCGCAATAAAATGGGCGAACAGGATTGGGGATGGTCCCTGGTCGATTTTGGCGTTGGCTATAACATGACCGGCGACATGGGAAAATACCTGAACCTGTTCACCGATATTGATTTCGATCTTTTCGGAGAGGACGGACTTGCGGCGGAATCGGAGGCCATCGACGCCTTGTTTGCCGTTGCCACCACCCTTGAAGGAATTGATGCCGGCGACACCGCCTATGTGGATATGAACGTTGGCACCAGTTTGCGCATTGGGCACTGGGGCTTTGGCATCCGTGTATTCGGCGAAGCGGTGGCCTATATTGTTCCCGATACGGCGAACATTGGGATTGGACAGGATCTAAATCAATTCGTCGGTAACATTAACGATGTCGCGTCACAGGATGGCTTCAACGCCGCGAGCCACAATTACCAGGTTCTTGATGCTGCTGCTCGGCAAACATTGATTGACCAGCTGGGCGATGAGGATGCGGTCAAATTCCTGGACTCTAAATTGGCCGAGTACAAGGGCACCGCCGGAATCGACGGCGACGACGTAAACAATACGGTCAAATTAATCAGCAATATCGATTTCGAAAGCGACTTGGCGGACAATACATCCGTCGCTGTTGGGCGCGCCTTTGGTGTGGTTGAAGTACCTCTCAGCTATGGCCGGTCGTTCATGGATGGGCGTCTTTCCGTGGGCGCGACAGCCAAGGGCATGTACGGAACGGTCACGGGGGCAAACATTTGGTTCTTCGAGGAGGACGCATTGGATGAGGCCATCGAAATCGCATCGGACAATACCGAAGCCACCCTGAACTTTGGCCTTGATCTCGGCATGCTCTACCGTCTGCCGATGGTACAGTTCGCCGTGGTGGGCAAAAACCTGAATAGCCCGAAGTTCAAAGGATTCGAGGAGACGTACACGGATCCCGGAACAGGTCGGGACCGGACGGTCAAAATCGATGACGTGACCATCGACCCCCAGCTCACGCTGGGGGCGGCCTTCATCCCCTCCAGCCGCTTCATGCTGGAAATGAACTACGATGTGCTCGAAACCGGCACGCTGCTTGATGGCTACGACATCCAGCGTCTTTCATTCGGCACCGAATTCGACATCTGGTTGCTGGCGTTGCGCCTGGGTGCCTACAAGAACATTGCTCTAGATGATTCGGATTGGGTTGCAACCGCTGGTCTCGGCCTCAATATTTTTGGAGTCAGAGCGGATATTGGTGGAGCCTATTCGCTGGCTGATCCGGTGACCTACGAAGATACTGACATTCCGCCGGAAGCGCGCGTGTTCGCGTCGATCAGTCTGGATTATTGA
- a CDS encoding phage tail protein, which produces MNAFIKTNQIVACAVLLAASTHAEGVGIAETEITPDASAMFEVASTNKGALFPRMTTAQREAILSPAVGLLVYDTDVDAFFYRTGSGWEKISSSSDPVGSVTAFAGTTNNIPDGWLLCDGSELSSSNYPSLYAAIGIAWGDGSNGVGTDFNVPDMRGQFLRGLNQGRSDGKQDPDGGGRSVGSYQVDALQRMTGEFWHRQLRWDSRLSDVGVFDLVYDSSQVGTGTANASSASKLIFDSARVARSSSETRPKNVSVNYIIKY; this is translated from the coding sequence ATGAACGCATTCATTAAAACCAACCAGATCGTAGCCTGTGCAGTATTGCTGGCAGCAAGTACTCATGCCGAAGGGGTGGGGATTGCCGAAACCGAAATCACACCCGATGCATCCGCCATGTTTGAGGTGGCCTCCACTAACAAGGGGGCACTCTTCCCGCGTATGACCACCGCGCAACGCGAAGCCATTCTTTCGCCCGCCGTTGGATTGCTGGTTTACGATACTGATGTCGATGCGTTTTTCTACAGAACGGGATCCGGGTGGGAAAAGATCTCGTCGTCCTCCGATCCTGTGGGTTCGGTGACGGCTTTTGCCGGAACGACAAACAACATTCCCGATGGTTGGCTTCTATGCGACGGCAGTGAACTTAGTTCCAGCAACTATCCATCCCTTTATGCTGCCATCGGCATTGCCTGGGGTGATGGGTCAAATGGAGTCGGAACGGATTTCAACGTGCCGGACATGAGGGGACAATTCCTGCGCGGCCTGAACCAGGGAAGAAGCGATGGGAAGCAAGATCCGGATGGAGGAGGAAGAAGTGTTGGTTCCTATCAGGTGGATGCACTTCAGCGGATGACGGGGGAGTTTTGGCATCGTCAGCTTAGATGGGATTCCAGGCTGAGTGATGTTGGCGTTTTTGACCTTGTGTATGACTCATCACAAGTCGGGACGGGGACTGCAAATGCCAGTTCTGCAAGTAAACTCATATTCGACTCTGCCCGCGTTGCACGGTCATCTTCAGAAACCCGCCCGAAGAATGTTAGTGTGAACTACATCATCAAGTATTAA
- a CDS encoding RNA methyltransferase, translating to MNLLENIRVVLVEPIFGGNVGSVCRAMNNNGITDLAIVNPRPEFDWDDARKLSCNAKEQLEARKEYATLADAVAGCTVVAGTSARTGFYRDTAYSPKEFAPIGLESAQDQKIALVFGREDKGLFNEELALCTHIIQIPSSELYTSLNLSHAVYVCCYEMFSAAGIFQPSEETAQEADSAFRERMFAVWREMMIETEFTHDQKLDHMMMGLRRIFTRGKLTVPDCKILMGLAKQTLWVTNQWRNEQEKKNH from the coding sequence ATGAATCTGCTAGAAAACATCCGAGTCGTCCTCGTTGAGCCGATCTTCGGCGGGAATGTCGGTTCCGTATGCCGGGCGATGAACAACAATGGCATCACGGACCTGGCTATTGTCAACCCGCGCCCGGAGTTCGACTGGGACGACGCACGCAAGCTTTCCTGCAACGCCAAAGAGCAGCTGGAGGCCCGCAAGGAATATGCAACCCTCGCCGATGCGGTGGCCGGTTGCACCGTTGTGGCGGGAACGTCAGCGCGAACCGGATTCTACCGCGACACCGCCTACTCACCCAAAGAGTTTGCCCCGATCGGGCTGGAGAGCGCACAGGATCAGAAGATTGCGTTGGTGTTTGGTCGCGAAGACAAGGGGCTGTTCAACGAGGAACTGGCGCTTTGTACGCACATCATCCAGATTCCCTCGAGCGAACTCTACACCTCCCTCAACCTGTCGCACGCCGTCTATGTCTGCTGCTATGAAATGTTTTCCGCCGCCGGCATCTTCCAGCCCTCCGAAGAAACCGCGCAAGAAGCCGACTCCGCCTTTCGCGAGCGCATGTTCGCCGTCTGGCGGGAAATGATGATCGAGACCGAATTCACCCACGACCAAAAGCTCGACCATATGATGATGGGCCTTCGCCGCATCTTCACGCGCGGCAAGCTCACCGTCCCGGACTGTAAAATTCTGATGGGTCTCGCCAAGCAGACCCTCTGGGTGACCAACCAATGGCGCAACGAACAGGAAAAGAAAAACCACTAG
- a CDS encoding thrombospondin type 3 repeat-containing protein translates to MVYGFSFFAIAVQAAVLSVGNGTVFSVNETVSANQVLVDSGAVLSGDGALTGNLLLKGSLKPGGGAVGIFTVQSNLVCDGGIFELHAVSNTVADTVDVSGMVGGSGLVLLSAIAGVSPQGLAVVLGGAGSDYSGLSVSPGWLIRQEADNLLVHELAHDDDDDGLTDYLETIHGTDLHSGDTDGDNFSDGFEVAHGYNPTNSHNAMVDFIRNNGGTFGLYESNVVVDVAVGQLALETSGGMADLSLQLMKSDDLTTWTNAAPPVEWSIPVEANQQFFRVRAEP, encoded by the coding sequence ATGGTTTATGGGTTTTCGTTCTTCGCCATCGCGGTGCAGGCTGCGGTGCTGTCGGTGGGGAATGGGACGGTGTTTTCTGTAAATGAAACAGTTTCGGCTAATCAAGTGCTGGTGGATTCCGGTGCGGTGCTTTCCGGCGACGGGGCATTGACCGGAAACCTGTTGCTAAAGGGTTCGCTGAAGCCCGGTGGCGGTGCGGTTGGGATCTTCACGGTTCAAAGCAACTTGGTTTGCGACGGCGGGATATTCGAGCTGCATGCGGTGAGCAATACGGTTGCGGATACCGTCGATGTGTCGGGAATGGTGGGCGGTTCCGGGCTGGTGCTGCTGTCGGCGATTGCCGGGGTCTCGCCCCAGGGATTGGCCGTTGTTTTGGGCGGTGCGGGCAGCGACTATTCCGGTTTGTCGGTGTCGCCCGGTTGGCTAATCCGCCAGGAGGCGGACAACCTGCTGGTTCACGAGCTGGCCCACGATGATGACGACGACGGCCTGACCGACTATCTCGAAACCATTCACGGAACCGACCTGCATAGTGGCGATACGGATGGGGATAACTTCAGCGATGGATTCGAGGTGGCGCATGGATACAACCCAACTAACAGTCATAACGCCATGGTCGACTTTATTCGCAACAACGGCGGAACGTTCGGACTCTACGAATCGAACGTGGTGGTGGATGTGGCCGTTGGGCAGTTGGCGTTGGAAACGTCGGGCGGCATGGCCGACCTTTCGCTGCAGCTGATGAAGTCCGACGACCTCACCACCTGGACCAACGCCGCCCCGCCGGTCGAGTGGTCGATCCCGGTGGAAGCGAACCAACAGTTTTTCCGTGTTCGCGCAGAGCCGTAG
- a CDS encoding PEP-CTERM sorting domain-containing protein yields MMHLKKVLTVCCVIGFSSCTFAGIITSTDQADFSLVSESFTYTPNATYANINSLSGNMTLQTAAGVGNPATAEHFYRAFATSVMAGNVYALNNDENFNVLFNSNQSAFAFRFEDNADVSLFTLEFFNGATSVGSTQFYSNLFNTPRFIGFSSDTVFNMVTVRENDGGANSNEYFQFYTAEAIPEPGTIALVGIFGGGLWFVRRYFPSV; encoded by the coding sequence ATGATGCATCTAAAAAAAGTGCTGACAGTCTGTTGTGTAATCGGATTCTCAAGCTGCACGTTTGCTGGAATCATCACATCGACGGATCAGGCGGATTTCAGTCTGGTCTCTGAATCGTTCACGTATACGCCGAATGCGACCTATGCGAATATAAACAGTCTCAGTGGGAACATGACGCTGCAGACGGCTGCTGGAGTTGGAAACCCTGCAACGGCTGAACATTTTTATCGCGCGTTTGCAACATCTGTCATGGCAGGAAACGTCTATGCCCTGAACAATGATGAAAACTTCAACGTGTTGTTCAACAGCAATCAGTCGGCCTTTGCATTCAGGTTTGAAGATAATGCCGATGTCAGTTTGTTTACCTTGGAATTCTTCAATGGAGCAACGAGCGTTGGCAGTACCCAGTTCTACTCTAACCTATTCAACACCCCGCGATTCATCGGCTTCTCCAGCGACACGGTATTCAACATGGTGACGGTGCGCGAGAATGACGGCGGAGCAAACAGCAACGAATATTTCCAGTTCTATACGGCCGAAGCCATCCCCGAGCCCGGAACCATCGCCCTCGTCGGCATTTTTGGCGGTGGCCTGTGGTTTGTCCGCCGCTATTTCCCGAGTGTTTAA
- a CDS encoding PEP-CTERM sorting domain-containing protein — translation MKNKKQMAGIMMGACLGIASMASASMSFTGLGDLAGGSFSSVAQGISADGSTVVGFSSSANGTEAFGWTSGGMVGLGDLAGGSFNSRAHGASADGSVVVGRGNSANGNEAFRWTSSGMVGLGDLAGGSFFSQAHGASADGSVVVGYSTSANGSEAFRWTSSGMVGLGDLAGGGFSSVALGSSADGSVVVGVGYSANGSEAFRWTSGGGMVGLGDLAGGGIYSYANSVSADGSAVVGFSQSANGYEAFRWTAGGGMVGLGDLAGGSFNSVANGSSTDGSVVVGNGDSANGTEAFVWDEVGGMQSLKTVLEDGGMDMTGWTLSEATGISDDGTTIVGYGTHNGNTEAFVAVIPEPSVLALVGIFGSGLFIVRRFFRI, via the coding sequence ATGAAGAATAAAAAACAGATGGCAGGAATCATGATGGGCGCATGTTTGGGCATCGCTTCGATGGCGTCGGCTAGCATGAGTTTTACGGGGTTGGGTGATCTGGCGGGAGGAAGCTTTTCTAGCGTTGCCCAAGGCATATCCGCCGATGGTTCCACCGTAGTGGGCTTTAGTTCTTCTGCTAATGGAACCGAAGCCTTTGGCTGGACATCGGGTGGCATGGTGGGTTTGGGAGATCTAGCAGGAGGAAGCTTTAATAGCAGAGCCCATGGCGCATCCGCCGATGGTTCCGTAGTGGTGGGACGAGGTAATTCGGCTAATGGAAACGAAGCCTTTCGCTGGACATCGAGTGGCATGGTTGGTTTGGGTGATCTGGCGGGAGGAAGCTTTTTTAGCCAAGCCCATGGCGCATCCGCCGATGGTTCCGTCGTCGTGGGTTATAGTACTTCCGCTAATGGAAGCGAAGCCTTTCGCTGGACATCGAGTGGCATGGTTGGTTTGGGTGATCTGGCAGGGGGAGGCTTTTCTAGTGTTGCCTTGGGCTCATCCGCCGATGGTTCCGTTGTAGTGGGAGTGGGTTATTCCGCTAATGGAAGCGAAGCCTTTCGCTGGACATCGGGCGGTGGCATGGTTGGGTTGGGTGATCTGGCGGGAGGAGGCATTTATAGCTATGCCAACAGCGTATCCGCCGATGGTTCCGCCGTAGTGGGTTTTAGTCAATCCGCCAATGGATACGAAGCCTTTCGCTGGACAGCGGGCGGTGGCATGGTGGGGCTGGGTGATCTGGCGGGAGGAAGCTTTAATAGCGTTGCCAACGGCTCATCCACCGATGGTTCCGTAGTGGTGGGCAATGGGGATTCCGCTAATGGAACTGAAGCCTTTGTGTGGGATGAGGTTGGGGGCATGCAATCGCTTAAAACCGTTCTTGAAGATGGGGGAATGGATATGACGGGCTGGACGCTTTCTGAAGCCACTGGAATTTCCGATGATGGAACCACCATCGTGGGCTATGGCACCCACAACGGCAACACCGAAGCCTTCGTAGCCGTCATCCCCGAACCCAGCGTGCTCGCCCTCGTCGGCATCTTCGGCTCCGGCCTCTTCATTGTCCGCCGCTTTTTCCGAATCTAG
- a CDS encoding PEP-CTERM sorting domain-containing protein, whose amino-acid sequence MKLKFAVIVLTSNMMTLGSYASVMSWNASSGLTPDQVGYQLLDNASPENPTISSSVMTLSTSSANENMYFSYSEPTETLDFPGVFEASFTMRLISGSNGYDGRAPAGVFITVSNNVGSSLWIGQDELFMGRNFASKGPSVSVDTDGAFHDYLFRISGSSVSIYQDGSLVLSDSTLTAASEFGVNKRVAFGEATGLEYGTSEWKSFSHNAAIPEPGTIALVGIFGGGLWFVRRYFPSV is encoded by the coding sequence ATGAAACTAAAATTTGCTGTTATAGTATTAACCTCGAACATGATGACTCTCGGAAGCTATGCATCTGTTATGTCGTGGAATGCTTCTTCCGGCTTAACGCCGGATCAGGTTGGGTACCAGCTGTTGGATAACGCCAGCCCTGAGAATCCAACGATCAGCTCTTCCGTGATGACCCTAAGTACAAGTAGTGCAAATGAAAATATGTACTTCAGTTATTCCGAGCCAACAGAGACCTTGGATTTCCCGGGTGTTTTCGAGGCGTCTTTTACGATGCGTCTGATCTCAGGGTCGAATGGCTATGATGGGCGGGCTCCGGCGGGGGTTTTTATCACGGTGTCCAACAATGTAGGTTCCAGCCTTTGGATCGGTCAGGATGAATTGTTTATGGGGCGTAACTTTGCCAGCAAGGGGCCTTCCGTTTCAGTGGATACCGACGGGGCTTTCCACGACTACCTTTTCCGGATTTCCGGTTCCAGTGTTTCCATCTATCAGGATGGGTCATTAGTCCTGTCCGATTCAACGCTGACCGCTGCGAGTGAATTCGGTGTGAACAAGCGCGTGGCATTCGGCGAGGCAACAGGTTTGGAATACGGCACATCGGAATGGAAGAGCTTCAGCCACAATGCCGCCATCCCCGAACCCGGAACCATCGCATTAGTCGGCATCTTCGGGGGCGGGCTGTGGTTTGTGCGGCGCTATTTCCCGAGTGTTTAA
- a CDS encoding 3'-5' exonuclease, which translates to MNGFPEKKHISKAEINELPMKSYDGPIHLFNTEAEADAAAAKLLDETLLGFDTETRPAFRKGESYDPSLLQLATEQAVFLFQLQQCGLTPNLIKVLSSPDIVKAGVAIDRDISELQAMEPFEADGFIELAIPAKEAGIKNLGLRGMTAILFSFRISKKEQVSNWARPELTESQQTYAATDAWLGRKIFLAFQENGLV; encoded by the coding sequence ATGAACGGATTCCCAGAAAAGAAACACATCTCAAAAGCCGAGATCAACGAGTTGCCGATGAAGTCCTACGACGGGCCGATCCATCTATTCAACACCGAGGCCGAAGCCGATGCGGCGGCAGCCAAGCTGCTGGACGAAACCCTGCTGGGTTTTGATACGGAAACACGTCCGGCCTTCCGCAAGGGGGAGAGCTATGACCCTTCCCTGCTCCAGCTCGCCACCGAACAAGCGGTTTTCCTGTTCCAACTCCAGCAGTGCGGACTGACGCCCAACTTGATCAAGGTGCTCTCCTCGCCGGACATCGTCAAAGCCGGAGTTGCCATTGACCGCGACATCAGCGAGCTTCAGGCCATGGAACCTTTCGAAGCCGATGGTTTCATTGAATTGGCCATCCCCGCCAAGGAGGCCGGCATCAAGAACCTGGGCCTTCGCGGCATGACCGCTATCTTGTTCAGCTTCCGGATCTCGAAGAAGGAGCAGGTTTCCAACTGGGCGCGCCCCGAGCTGACCGAATCGCAGCAAACCTACGCCGCCACCGATGCCTGGCTCGGACGTAAGATCTTCCTCGCGTTCCAGGAAAACGGCCTGGTGTAA